The region GGCTTTGACCGATCACAATGTGATCAGCGAAGGCCATCGCTGGATGAGTCTGAAGAAGATCGTTGATCGTAGCGATGATGGAATCGTCGAACGCTATGTGCAGCGATTTGGAGAACATTGGGTCGAGCAACGGACGTCACCTGACAACGGCGAAGCCGAGGTCCGACTGAAGCCGCTCAATGAGTTTCGTGCGTTACTAGAAAGCCGGAACGAATTCATCATGATCCAGGCCGAGGAGATCAGTGACCGCAGCGAAGGCAAACCGGTTCACATCAACGCGACCAACGTTGCCGAAGCATTGCAGCCCGTCGGTGGAGCAACCGTGCGGGAAGCGATGCAGAATAATCTGAGGATGATTTTGGAACACGAGAAGTCACACGGGCGACCGGTACTTCCACACGTCAATCATCCAAACTTTGGCTACGCGATGACCGCCGAGGATTTAGCTGCGGTTGTCGCCGAACAGTTTTTTGAAGTCTACAACGGCCATCCCGGAGTCAACCATCTCGGTGATGACGAACATCCCAGCATCGAATTGATGTGGGATCAAATCAACGCGATTCGTTATGCGGCTGGCGTTCAGCCGATTCTGGGGATCGCCACCGACGACTCGCACGAATATCACGGACGTCCCGGTTCTCGCCCCGGTCGTGGTTGGGTGATGGTGAAGAGTCGTTTCTTAACGCCAGAGCATTTGATCCATGCGATGCGCAAGGCCGATTTTTATGCGTCCAGCGGAGTCTCGCTGCTGCGGCATGACTTCGATGAGGAATCACGCACATTGACTGTCGAGGTTGATGCTGTCG is a window of Stieleria sp. JC731 DNA encoding:
- a CDS encoding PHP domain-containing protein; its protein translation is MKTLLKLFCANVWCVAISVLPLGTAVAQSTTVDDQPRYWKGNLHTHSLWSDGDQFPEMIADWYRERGYNFLALTDHNVISEGHRWMSLKKIVDRSDDGIVERYVQRFGEHWVEQRTSPDNGEAEVRLKPLNEFRALLESRNEFIMIQAEEISDRSEGKPVHINATNVAEALQPVGGATVREAMQNNLRMILEHEKSHGRPVLPHVNHPNFGYAMTAEDLAAVVAEQFFEVYNGHPGVNHLGDDEHPSIELMWDQINAIRYAAGVQPILGIATDDSHEYHGRPGSRPGRGWVMVKSRFLTPEHLIHAMRKADFYASSGVSLLRHDFDEESRTLTVEVDAVEGEDYQIDFFTTLKPGTDPHKIGLTVHSAKGNSASYQMKEAECYVRAVVTSTVAHSDPSFKDQKKQAWTQPVGWAK